A stretch of the Zerene cesonia ecotype Mississippi chromosome 4, Zerene_cesonia_1.1, whole genome shotgun sequence genome encodes the following:
- the LOC119839774 gene encoding mucin-2-like, with the protein MYRLFIVSLCFVLSDSRCVTVDFEKGLSDDFTNQSSLCGGQGMWNEGRYADIGVTPPHELSTKFISPNTVLSCIGSFAFNITAGGIIEVNIFMDTDKQQDLISIIVNEFAGNSEATVAQFMLGPGTPGFIRGWNSVAMNMGSSGTYRGYVTMLGVAAADSIVLVDSFRYIPPNYDGECNIYEYEVTTTTPEVTTTTTPEVTTTTTPEVTTTTTPEVTTTTTPEVTTTTTPEVTTTTTPEVTTTTTPEVTTTTTPEVITTTTTPEVTTTTTPEETSTTTPEVTTTTTPEITTTTTPEITTTTTPEVTTTTTPETTITTPEVTTTPEMTTTTTPEITTTTPEVTTTPEMTTTTTPEITTTTTPEVTTTTEMTTTTTPEVTTTIMPEMTTTTTQVTTTTTPEETTTTTPEVTTTTTPEVTTTTPEVITTTTPEVITTTPPQWTTTTTPEETTTTTPDVTTTTIPEVTTTTTPEVITTTTPEETTTTSPEITTTTPDVTTTTIPEATTTTTPELITTTTPEESTTTAITPEETPTTTTPQVTTTTTPEVTTIITTPEESTTSQETTTTQSEETTTTTIPEELTTIPEVTTTTPQVTITTEETTTTTTPDVTTTTTPDITTSTTPEETTTTTISPEETTTTTAPATIEPEVSTTTTQITTTAPDVTTITSTQETTTTTPNEITTTVEQTTIDYDTTYSTEYTNDYTTEIGSSAFTVDTTDTPIITITPTDATTLTPEYSTATQETTLGYITTTQETSTVSTVSTDDDLDTDGPYTETDMFSTSDYTSTQSFSTPTTEGTTSDSSGGGTNDPTTPTGSPTGSTIESEHITTTATPVTGTQETDETYRNPDITTSEWTLTTGDTTDGQIYTTLSTTESPIIIEENCYSFWNAFTITMVTLLCLIMVIIIAIVSYYLGRRKGLIKSSLFVDLDLPRPYRIPRVTKLEKNAILSNLV; encoded by the exons ATTTCACTAACCAGAGCAGTCTGTGCGGCGGCCAGGGGATGTGGAATGAAGGCCGCTATGCGGACATAGGTGTGACGCCTCCCCACGAATTAAGCACGAAGTTCATTTCACCGAATACTGTATTGAGCTGCATTGGCTCGTTCGCGTTCAATATAACAGCGGGAGGGATTATCGAggtcaatatttttatggataCGGACAAACAACAGGATCTTATATCGATAATAGTGAACGAATTTGCCGGAAATAGTGAGGCGACGGTGGCACAATTCATGTTGGGGCCCGGGACACCAGGCTTCATTCGTGGCTGGAACTCCGTGGCTATGAATATGGGCAGTTCTGGCACTTACAGGGGATAT GTAACAATGCTAGGAGTGGCTGCAGCGGACTCTATAGTTCTTGTTGACTCATTCAGATATATTCCTCCAAACTATGACGGTGAGTGTAACATCTACGAGTATGAAGTAACCACAACAACACCGGAAGTGACCACAACAACAACACCGGAAGTGACCACAACAACAACACCGGAAGTGACTACAACAACAACACCGGAAGTGACTACAACAACAACACCGGAAGTGACTACAACAACAACACCGGAAGTGACTACAACAACAACACCGGAAGTGACTACAACAACAACACCGGAAGTGACCACAACAACAACACCGGAAGTGATCACAACTACAACAACACCGGAAGTGACCACAACAACAACACCGGAAGAAACATCAACAACAACACCGGAGGtgacaacaacaacaacaccgGAGATAACGACAACAACAACACCGGAGATAACGACAACAACAACACCGGAAGTGACGACAACAACGACGCCCGaaacaacaataacaacaCCGGAGGTGACAACAACACCGGAGATGACGACAACAACCACGCCGgaaataacaacaacaacaccGGAGGTGACAACAACACCGGAGATGACTACAACAACAACGCCGgaaataacaacaacaacaacaccgGAGGTGACAACAACTACAGAGATGACGACAACAACAACACCAGAAGTGACAACAACCATAATGCCGGAGATGACGACAACAACAACACAGGtgacaacaacaacaacaccaGAAGAAACAACAACGACGACACCGGAAGTGACGACAACAACAACACCTGAAGTGACAACAACAACGCCGGAAGtaataacaacaacaacaccAGAAGTGATCACAACAACACCACCACAATGGACAACTACTACAACACCGGAagaaacaacaacaacaacaccTGATGTGACAACTACCACAATACCGGAAGTGACTACTACTACAACACCGGAAGTGATTACTACTACAACACCGGAagaaacaacaacaacatcACCGGAAATTACAACAACAACACCTGATGTGACTACTACCACAATACCGGAAGCGACTACTACTACAACACCGGAATTGATTACTACTACAACACCGGAAGAATCAACAACAACAGCAATAACACCGGAGGAGACACCAACTACAACTACACCGCAAGTGACCACAACGACAACACCAGAAGTAACCACAATTATAACAACACCGGAAGAGTCAACAACCTCGCAAGAAACAACAACTACACAATCGGAagaaacaacaacaacaacaatacCGGAAGAATTAACAACAATACCTGAGGTGACAACAACCACACCCCAAGTGACAATTACTACAGAAGAAACAACAACAACGACAACACCGGATGTGACCACAACAACAACACCGGATATCACAACATCTACAACACCGGAAGAAACAACTACAACAACAATATCTCCAGAAGAAACAACAACTACTACAGCGCCCGCGACAATAGAACCGGAAGTGTCAACTACAACCACTCAAATAACAACCACAGCACCAGACGTTACGACTATAACTTCAACACAagaaacaacaacaacaacaccTAACGAAATAACAACGACTGTTGAACAGACAACTATAGATTATGATACTACATATTCAACAGAATATACGAATGACTATACAACAGAAATAGGGTCTTCAGCTTTTACAGTAGACACAACAGACACgccaataataacaataactccAACTGATGCAACTACCCTAACACCGGAATACTCAACGGCTACTCAAGAAACAACCTTAGGTTATATAACAACTACACAAGAAACTTCAACCGTATCAACAGTATCGACTGACGATGATTTAGATACAGATGGTCCTTATACAGAAACAGATATGTTTTCTACGTCTGATTATACATCCACCCAATCTTTCTCAACCCCTACAACCGAAGGAACTACCTCTGACAGCTCTGGCGGTGGGACAAACGACCCAACGACTCCAACAGGATCCCCTACAGGCTCTACAATCGAGTCAGAACATATAACTACAACGGCAACCCCAGTAACAGGAACGCAAGAAACTGACGAAACATATAGGAATCCAGATATAACTACATCAGAATGGACTTTAACTACAGGAGACACAACTGACGGGCAGATATACACTACACTCTCTACAACAGAAAGTCCTATTATAATCGAAGAGAATTGTTACAGTTTTTGGAACGCTTTCACCATAACGATGGTGACGTTACTTTGTCTTATAATGGTTATTATAATTGCTattgttagttattatttaggaAGACGGAAAGGTCTTATAAAAAGTTCTCTATTTGTTGATTTAGATTTACCCAGGCCGTATCGAATTCCCAGAGTTACGAAATTAGAAAAGAATGCTATTTTGTCCAATTTggtttag